GTGCATGGGTTATTATGACCCTGAGTTATTTTGCTCTTGAGGGTTATTGTGTCTAAGGTTATTTTGGCGGAGTTATTATGTGTGGATACTATATTGACTCACTAGATGATTGTTTTAATCcaataaacaataattaaaatattttgaagCACACGCGATAAATTTTTGATATCGAAACATTTTCTTTCATTCTAGCAGGTAAGAAGACATCAAAATCCAAAAGCAACTCCATCAAAATTTCATTCACCACGAAGAACAGAACAAAATTGAAACCCTACCCAGTGATGCTGTCAAAAGTTTTGACAACAACAAATTGTGCAAAAATAACCAGAGGCGCCGCATCTAAGGGATCAAACTGGGAAATGCAGGGTTGGGCTTTCTGCACAAGTTCAACCACAATCTCCCGACACCTCTCCAACCCGTAGAGCTCAGGATAAGTAGCTTTCCCCACCATTTTATCGTTCCTAGCTGGTTTAGTGAGCTCCTCGGTAGTTCCAGTCTGGTCAAGCATATCATCAACGATCTGGTAAGCAAGACCAACAAAATGCCCATAAGCTCTCAGCCTCTCCACCTCTTCATTGGACCCCCCGCCAACGATCCCTCCACTCAACAACAAAATCTCCGCCATGAGCGTTGACTTATGGTGGTGAATGTACTCGACAAAGGCAAGGTCAATAAAAGGAGTCCCCAAACTAGCCAAATCCATGTATTGGTCGCCCGCCATGCTCATGGATCCTCCTGCCTTTGCCAGCTCATAGACTACTTTGAGTGCTCCCTCGGGATGGAGTGCGTCACAGGGCCGAACGATGTGGTGGAAGGCGAGGGCGTAGAGGGCGTCGCTTGCGCGAATGGCGATGCCTGGGCCGAAGACGACGTAGGTCGGGGGGCGGTCGCAACGCAGTGAGGCAGCGTGGATCATTTCCAACGAGCACGCCACTGGCAGGGCCTCTTCTCTCTGCCCTCCCACCGCCTTGCACGCCGCTATGCACATGAGGGGGCATGATCTCTTTCCCCCTCCCTTCACAGAGTATCTCATGGCTTCTTCGATCTTGTCGTTGCTTAGGGGAATTAGGCTGTGGAGCTCCCCGTTTATGCTTTCGATGAGAGGTTTGTTGTACTCTTTCAGATCGAAGTCTTTGGTAAGTGTAGATCCGAATTTTACTTTAATATTGTGTATTGACGTGGGTCTTGTGGTGGCCTTCCATTGAGGCACTTGGTAGGTTCGAATGGAGTGAATTATTGGGGAAGCCTCTGTTTTGGAGAGCATGGGCAACGCTATCCTTGCCATGACGCGATCTAAGCTACTTTCCCCCACTTGCAGCACTGATTCTTTCTTAAATTCGTATCTTCTGTGATTAAGTTTTGAGGCCTCTGAGGTTGTGATTCTGTGGGGGCCTTCATTCTCTTCTTTGAAGACAAAGAGAACAAACACGTTGGATgacaaataaatattttttctcaataatagcagatcaatttttttttatataattaaattttctTTCTGTATAATTTTAGTTTGAAAATTTCACTGGATGGATAATACCCGATTTACGAATAATTAAATTTCGAGGCTTCTCTGGCTACAGTCCTGTGGAGGCCTTCAATgtctattttaaagaaaaaaacaaacacattacataattaattaaatattctttcTGGATGATAGTGGTTTTTTTTATAATTAGATTTTCTTTTGGGATAATATTAGTTTGAAATTTTCAGTGGGCAAATAATAGTGGATTTTAAATTCAGTCTACTAGTTTATGATTTTTTGTGTCACTTGTCAATCatttacaattttaaattttttattaattaattttttattattttatatttatttattctattgaattaaatatgcaaaataataaaattcattgGCTTCAACAAATTTAAGAGTGTAAAATCTTAAGCTTAAAGTACACTACAAAATTTATGGGACCACCTTGCTTTAAAATATTCCCAAAAATATTTCAACAACTCCTAGTTAATTATTTTTAGGAAGTATTCTTTGT
The nucleotide sequence above comes from Cryptomeria japonica chromosome 11, Sugi_1.0, whole genome shotgun sequence. Encoded proteins:
- the LOC131029501 gene encoding geranylfarnesyl diphosphate synthase, chloroplastic, which gives rise to MARIALPMLSKTEASPIIHSIRTYQVPQWKATTRPTSIHNIKVKFGSTLTKDFDLKEYNKPLIESINGELHSLIPLSNDKIEEAMRYSVKGGGKRSCPLMCIAACKAVGGQREEALPVACSLEMIHAASLRCDRPPTYVVFGPGIAIRASDALYALAFHHIVRPCDALHPEGALKVVYELAKAGGSMSMAGDQYMDLASLGTPFIDLAFVEYIHHHKSTLMAEILLLSGGIVGGGSNEEVERLRAYGHFVGLAYQIVDDMLDQTGTTEELTKPARNDKMVGKATYPELYGLERCREIVVELVQKAQPCISQFDPLDAAPLVIFAQFVVVKTFDSITG